A genomic region of Drosophila kikkawai strain 14028-0561.14 chromosome X, DkikHiC1v2, whole genome shotgun sequence contains the following coding sequences:
- the Cpr5C gene encoding larval cuticle protein A2B has translation MAFKFLALLALVAAASAGVLPAAQVYHAAPVSVPVAAAVVKTVAHPVLAKADEEYDPHPQYKFAYDVQDSLSGDSKSQVEERDGDVVRGEYSLIDADGFKRIVQYTSDPVNGFNAVVNRERLVAKAIVKAVAPVAYAAAPVYHH, from the exons ATGGCATTTAAG TTCTTGGCTCTCCTGGCTCTAGTTGCCGCCGCCAGCGCTGGTGTCCTGCCCGCCGCTCAGGTGTACCATGCAGCTCCCGTTTCCGTTCCCGTGGCCGCTGCTGTGGTCAAAACGGTGGCCCATCCTGTCCTGGCCAAGGCCGATGAGGAGTACGACCCTCATCCGCAGTACAAGTTCGCCTACGATGTACAGGACTCGCTGTCCGGTGACTCCAAGAGCCAGGTGGAGGAGCGTGACGGCGATGTGGTCCGCGGCGAGTATTCCCTGATCGATGCCGATGGCTTCAAGCGTATTGTGCAGTACACCTCGGATCCGGTTAATGGTTTCAATGCCGTGGTCAACAGGGAGCGCCTGGTGGCCAAGGCCATTGTCAAGGCCGTTGCCCCGGTGGCCTATGCCGCCGCCCCCGTCTATCATCACTGA
- the AgmNAT gene encoding arylalkylamine N-acetyltransferase-like 2 codes for MTTSADIKVRQVTASEADRLMTFLLEHYYREEPLTAGTSPPEPTADDKEFLLSNIPYGTCFLAEAEEKEDQGNDSRRIVGAVVAGPKDAGAPELMRQEAAQHAGSKWGRILDVLSAAENGSDVCRRFSVPSSLHVHALGVNSELRGQALGARLMEAVAQKAREQGHRLVSVDCTSVYSARLVQRLGYELVHTLRYADHLDASGQQVVTPPPPHESIQTFVLRL; via the coding sequence ATGACCACATCCGCTGACATCAAGGTACGCCAGGTGACCGCCTCCGAGGCCGATCGCCTCATGACCTTCCTGCTGGAACACTATTACCGCGAAGAGCCCCTCACCGCAGGCACCTCCCCGCCGGAGCCCACGGCCGATGACAAGGAGTTCCTGCTCAGCAATATCCCCTATGGAACCTGCTTCCTGGCCGAGgcggaggagaaggaggatcAGGGGAACGACAGTCGCCGGATAGTGGGCGCCGTGGTTGCGGGTCCCAAGGATGCCGGAGCACCGGAACTGATGCGCCAAGAGGCGGCCCAGCATGCTGGCAGCAAGTGGGGCCGCATTCTGGACGTACTCTCCGCAGCGGAGAACGGCAGCGATGTCTGTCGGCGCTTCAGTGTCCCGAGTAGCCTGCATGTCCATGCCCTGGGCGTGAATAGTGAGCTGCGCGGCCAGGCGCTGGGTGCCCGCCTCATGGAGGCCGTGGCCCAGAAAGCCCGGGAGCAGGGCCATCGCCTCGTCTCCGTGGACTGCACTAGTGTTTACTCGGCGCGGCTGGTGCAGCGCTTGGGCTACGAGCTGGTGCACACGCTGCGCTATGCGGACCACCTGGACGCCAGCGGGCAGCAGGTGGTCACTCCTCCGCCCCCGCACGAGAGTATCCAGACCTTCGTGCTGCGGCTCTAA